Proteins from one Mycteria americana isolate JAX WOST 10 ecotype Jacksonville Zoo and Gardens chromosome 1, USCA_MyAme_1.0, whole genome shotgun sequence genomic window:
- the BIRC2 gene encoding baculoviral IAP repeat-containing protein 2, whose protein sequence is MNIMENSPFLASIMKQSALCGELKYDLSCELYRMSTFSAFPVNVPVSERSLARAGFYYTGVQDKVKCFSCGLTLDNWQPGDNAMEKHKQLHPGCSFVQNMLSVNNLGLSSRSAFLSSAANSLSPSLHSITLSPSLEQVGYFSGSFSSFPQDPVTTRAVEDLSFLRPKLHNPSMSTEDARLRTFHSWPLMFLSPTDLAKAGLYYLGTADKVACFTCGGQLSNWEPKDNAMSEHRRHFPNCPFVENLTRDQPGFNVSNVSMQTHEARVKTFINWPARIPVQPEQLADAGFYYVGRNDDVKCFCCDGGLRCWESGDDPWIEHAKWFPRCEYLLRVKGGEFVSQIQARFPHLLEQLLSTSDTPVDENIDPPIIHFEPGESHSEDVIMMNTPVVKAALEMGFSRRLIKQTVQSKILATGENYKTVNDLVSDLLTAEDEKREEEKERQFEEVASDDLSLIRKNRMALFQRLTCVLPILGSLLSAKVITELEHDVIKQKTQTALQARELIDTVLVKGNEAASIFRNCLRDCDPVLYKDLFVDKNMKYVPTEDVSGLPMEEQLRRLQEERTCKVCMDKEVSIVFIPCGHLVVCKECAPSLRKCPICRGTIKGTVRTFLS, encoded by the exons ATGAACATAATGGAAAATAGCCCTTTCTTGGCTAGCATCATGAAGCAGAGTGCTTTGTGTGGTGAACTGAAGTATGACTTATCCTGTGAACTCTACAGAATGTCgacattttctgctttccctgttAATGTGCCAGTGTCAGAACGAAGTCTTGCCCGGGCTGGGTTTTATTACACTGGTGTGCAAGATAAAGTGAAGTGCTTCAGTTGTGGCTTAACATTGGACAACTGGCAACCAGGAGATAATGCTATGGAAAAACATAAACAGCTGCATCCCGGCTGCAGTTTTGTTCAAAACATGCTTTCAGTTAACAACCTTGGACTGTCCTCTCGTTCTGCCTTTTTGTCTTCGGCCGCAAACAGTCTCTCACCATCTCTACATTCCATAACACTTTCTCCAAGTTTAGAACAAGTTGGATATTTCAGTGgctctttttccagttttcctcaAGACCCAGTAACTACTAGGGCAGTTGAAGACCTTTCATTCTTGAGACCTAAACTTCACAATCCTTCTATGAGTACAGAAGATGCTAGACTACGCACTTTTCACTCATGGCCACTGATGTTTCTCTCGCCCACTGATCTGGCAAAGGCTGGACTTTATTACTTGGGGACAGCAGACAAAGTTGCTTGTTTCACCTGTGGTGGTCAGCTGAGTAACTGGGAACCAAAAGATAATGCTATGTCAGAGCATCGGAGACACTTTCCTAACTGCCCTTTCGTGGAAAACCTTACCCGAGACCAGCCAGGTTTCAATGTTTCAAATGTGAGCATGCAAACCCATGAAGCACGTGTTAAAACATTCATAAATTGGCCAGCTAGAATTCCAGTTCAGCCTGAACAGCTTGCAGATGCTGGCTTTTACTATGTAG gccgcAACGATGATGTCAAGTGTTTTTGCTGTGATGGTGGGTTAAGGTGCTGGGAATCTGGAGATGATCCATGGATTGAGCATGCAAAGTGGTTTCCAAG GTGTGAGTATCTGCTTCGTGTAAAAGGAGGAGAGTTTGTAAGTCAAATTCAGGCCAGGTTCCCCCATCTTCTTGAACAG CTCTTGTCAACCTCTGATACGCCTGTAGATGAAAACATTGATCCCCCAA TTATTCATTTTGAACCTGGAGAGAGCCATTCAGAAGATGTAATCATGATGAACACACCTGTGGTTAAAGCTGCCTTAGAGATGGGATTCAGTAGAAGACTAATAAAGCAAACAGTGCAAAGTAAAATCTTGGCCACTGGAGAAAACTACAAGACTGTTAATGATCTTGTGTCTGATCTGCTCACTGCTGAagatgagaagagagaagaagagaaagagagacaatTTGAAGAAGTGGCATCAG ATGACTTGTCCTTAATCCGGAAGAATCGAATGGCTTTATTCCAGCGTTTAACATGTGTACTTCCAATCCTTGGGAGTTTACTATCAGCTAAAGTGATAACAGAACTTGAGCATGATGTTATTAAGCAAAAGACTCAGACAGCACTGCAAGCAAGGGAGCTGATAGATACAGTTTTAGTGAAAGGAAATGAAGCAGCCAGCATATTCAGAAACTGTCTACGAGATTGTGACCCTGTATTGTACAAAGATTTATTTg TGGACAAAAACATGAAGTATGTTCCCACAGAAGATGTTTCAG gtttaccTATGGAAGAACAATTAAGAAGATTGCAAGAAGAAAGAACATGTAAAGTTTGCATGGACAAAGAAGTTTCTATTGTTTTTATTCCGTGTGGTCACTTAGTGGTATGCAAAGAATGTGCACCATCCCTTAGAAAATGCCCTATTTGCAGGGGGACAATAAAGGGTACCGTTCGTACATTTCTTTCGTAA